The sequence below is a genomic window from Armatimonadota bacterium.
GTCGACCGTCTGAATCAAAGTCTCGCCAACCTCATGGTCGACGGTCAAAGCTCCATCGCGAACGAGATAGAGAATGTTCTCAAATTCGTGTACTAGTTCGGCGTAGCTGCTAAAGCCCATCGCCTTACTCGATCCCTTGATCGTGTGCGCCGCCCGGAAAATAGAGTTGATTCGCTCAGTGGTCGGCTCCGCTTCAAGTTTGCCAATTTCGCTTTCAAGGATGGAAAGCTGCTCCTCCGTCTCCTGGAGGAAAAGGTCCAGGTAGTCCGACATGTTGATGCCGTTGCTCATTACGCTGCCACCTCCACAAGCTTTTCAAGGTCAAGAATCGAAATCAAAACGTCCTTCACATTCACAATTCCCGTTACGTAGCCTTGGATGTCATTCGAAATGTCCACCGTATTCTCCTGGATGTCATTCTCATTCACCGTCAAGACTTCGATGACGTGGTCGACTAACAAGCCAACACTGTTATGGTTGTCCTCAGTGACAATGACGAGACCGTCTTCTTTCACGACCGGCGACTCAATGCCCATCTTCAGGCGCAGATCGGTAACCGGCAGGGTGCGGCCGCGCAGATTCCCAAGCCCCAACAGATGGTCTTCGACGTTGGGAAGCGGGGTAACCTCTCGCCACTTGATGATTCCGGTGACGGAATCGACGGAAAAGGCAAAGTGCTCGTCGCCGAGTTGAAAACGGACAAACTTGAGTTCGTTGGCCACTTCAACGTCTTCATGAAGCTCTAAAGTATCTGACATGAGTTACATAAAGTGTTGGCAAACCGTCCTGTCATCTTTACAGTGATTTAAATGGCTATTCGACTGATTGCGATGGACCTCGATGGGACTGTGCTCCGCGAAGATCAAACGATTCATCCAGATCTCGCTGGATCGTTCTCACGGGCCCGCGACGCCGGCATCCAATTGGCTATCTGCACAGGCCGAGCATTCCAGAGCACCAAACGCATCGCCTCCGCCATCGATTTCAGCGGTCCGCTGGTCTGCTCCAATGGTGCCCACGTCATCAACGATGAGGAAGAGGTGATCGGTGCCGAATTCCTTCCCGGCGATGTTCAAGAGTGGATTCTCGAATACGCCGACGAGAACAGCATCCACGTGTCCTGCTATGGCGAGAATGGCGTCAGCACCCTCCGAGAGTCCGAGTGGCTCACCAAGTACAAGACCCTCGTCCGTGGCCTTGACATCCCCATCCTCGGGATGGAAGCCCTCAAGCAGAAGCCGCTTTTCAAAATCGTTCTAATCTGTTCCGCCGAAGTTCTACCGATCCATCGAGAAAAATTCGCCTTCCTCGTGGCCGAACAACGGGCTCAACTCACCGAAAGTGGGCCGGAATACCTGGAAATTTTGCCAGTGCAAGCCAATAAAGGAAATGGGCTTGCGAAGCTTGCTCAGTATCTGCGTCTGGACCGTTCGGAGATCGCCGCCATCGGCGACTATCGTAACGACCTGGAAATGCTAAGCTGGGTAGGGACGGCGGGGGCGGTAAAAAATGCACTTCCCGAAGTCAAATCACTGGCTCAATTCGTCGTAAAAAGTAACGAAGACGGAGGGGTTGCGGAATTCATTGACAGGTGTATTCTGTTAAACTCTAATATCGTTAGCGAGAGCTAAAAGGAAAAGGAACGTGAGAGGGATAAAGATTGCACTGGTTTCAGCGGGCTTGATGTCGGCTATTTCGGCTTATGCGGGTACTTTCAACGTCACAGCGCCGACCGACGGCAAGTGGCTCGGAACCACAAACACACTCAGCTTCACCGGTAAAGGTGCCAGCGTCCAGGTCACCGTCAAGGCGGTCGTCACTGGCCCCGATGGCTCCACCACCCTCACCACCACGGTCAACCCCGACGTAAACGGCGACTTCTCAGGAACCCTCGCCCTCACCTTCTCAACATCTTCCGCCCAAGGCGACTACACCATCGCCGTCACTGCCACCGAGCCGGGCAACACCTACTCGCCTGTCAATCTCGACGTCCACGTCGACACCAAAACGCCGAAGCTGCTCGAATACAGCCCAGCGCAGAACTCGTTCGCCAAAGGCACCGTGCCCATCCTCTTCAAGATTCTTGAAAACAACATGAAGGAATGGCGTATCACGGTTGGCGGGGCAGACATTCCCAACAACACGGGCACCACCGAAACCACGCTTTCGGTCAACTACGATTCATCCACCCTTGAAAACGATGGTTCCCAGAACATTGCGCTGACCGCAAAGGACCAAGCCGACAACACGCTCAGCTTCACCATTCCGCTGACGATCGACCGCAAACCCCCAGTTTCTACGATTCAGTTCCCGCAGAACGGAAGCCCGATCCGACCGAGAAGCGATGTCAACATCGTGATCGACGTCGCCGATCAATTCTCCGGCTCGGTCGATCTGACCGGACTCGACGTTGTGATTCAAAAGACCGACGGCACCTTCATTACCCGGGCCGCTCGGCAGTCGTGGCGAGACATCGGCAATAATACTTGGCGATGGACCGGCCGACTTCGCTACCGATCCGGACTGCCGCCGATCTTTAAGGTCGTTGCGTCCGCGCTCGATAAGGCGGGTAATGTAGCTACCAGACAAGAAGTAACTGTACATCCAGGCGCATAAAAGGAATTAGTTCATGAAGAAACGGATTTTGTACACCGCCCTAGGCACGCTAGGGCTCTCGGCCGCTGGGTTTGCGCAGATTCCCGATCTGCTCAACACCATCGACGCAGGAAGCCGCTCCATGGGGGCCGGCAGCGCCTTTGGCGTCACCTCAGCCGATACTCAAAGCATTCTGAACAACCCGGCTGGAATTGGATTCCTGTCGTCGAAGACGTTTGGAATCGCTTACCGAAACATGCCAAAGTCGACGACGCAGATTTTCGGCGACATCGCGAACCCAACTTACTCTTCGACCGGTCAAAGCGGCAAAACTCAATTGGCCCACTTCGGCTATGCCTTTCCGCTGAAGAAGGGCGGAACCTTCGGCTTCAGCTACCAGGTCACCGGTTACCTCGACGATTTTCGATCTGGAACGAACGTGACGATCGGCGGCTTCAGCGGCGCAACCTACGATGAGGCCGTCAAAGCCAAAACCGCGATGTACACCCTCGCGATCGGTCGCACCAATGGCGCGGGCGACAAATCTTTCGGCTGGGGTCTGACCATTGCCAATTTGGACCTGCGCGACCGACAGCTTGGTTTTGTTCCCGGCAACCCGCAAACGGTTCTGATCGACGCTGACAACTCGGCTTCGACCTGGGGCGTCGGACTGGTGGCCGGATTCCAATCGATTCCTGCCAACCGTCCAAACACGACCATCGGCGGCAGCATCCGCACCCCCATCAAGATGAGCTCGAACACGTTCGCAAACGGCGTGTACGATGTTCTTCCCGGTCAAGCCTCCTTTGGTATGGCTACCCGCAAGGATCGACTGCGCGGCAAGGATGACTACCTGATCCTTGGCGGTCAAGCCTCCTACTACTTCGGCGGAAGCGGCACCGGCCTCTTCGACCGAAACAACCAATTCGTTTTCGGCCTCGGTGCCGAATACAACATCGTTCGAGACAGCGCGACGATTCCGATTCGAGTCGGTCTTTCGTCCATCGCCTCGGGCGGCAGCCAGTTCGGAGACCGCAACGCATTCACCTTCGGCTTCGGATATCGACCCAAGGCTCAGCCCTGGTCGGTCGATCTGAACTACGGAAAGCCGAATGGCGGCGGAAGCGACTTCGCCTTTGCCTTCAATTATCGAGTGGAGAAATAAGGACATCAATATGCGACGAGTGATTACAGGGATTGTTGGGCTAGCTCTAACAGCATTTGCTTTTGGCCAATCTTGGACCGGTTCATACGATGCCGGACTCAAAGCCGCCAAGGCTGGAAAGTGGGAAGAAGCCAGGAAGGACTTCATGCAAACCAAGGCGTACCGACCGGACGATGTGGCCACCGCCACCATCCTCCCCGGACCGGTAACTGAGCAAAGGAAGTGGAGAAATGGCTCGCCCTACTCGCCAAACTTTCTCGCCGCCTACTGCCTCTATCGCGAAGGCATGGAATCCAAGCCGGACAAGGCCACCAGCCTCTTCAAGTCCGCCGCCGACGAATTCGAAGCCCTCATCACCAAGAAGCAGGTCAGCCAAGAAACCGTCTATTTCCTCTACTCGATCTATGGTCGTTTGAATCAGTCCGACAAGAAGGAAGCGCTGGCATCGAAAATCGCCCAGCCGAACTGGAAAGTTGACACCGAAATCCTCGCTCCCGAAGAAATTTCGGCGATGGGTGCCGGTGGAGCAACCACCAGCGATAACGGCGGCATCGTCAGCGTCGTTGATGCAGGCAAGGTCGATGGCAATGGCAACGCGGCCATAACCCCAGGTGGCCCCGTACCGATCATCTCGACCAAATATGCGCTCATCATCTGCAACGGTGACAACAAGCTGCCAGGTCAGCAGTTACCCTACGCCGCCGATGACGCCGCACTCCTCAAGGATTCACTTTCAACCAACGCTGGCTACCCGGCTGACAACATTGTCACGCTCACGAACGTGAATGCGGCCGCAATGCTCGCCGCCGCTAAGGACCTTGCGTCCAAAATGCCGGCCGAAGGAACGCTGTTCTTCTACTTCACCGGCGTGGGAGCCAACGTCGACGACCGCGACTGGTTCGCTGGCGTCAACACCGAGATCGCCACCGACACCTCCAGCATGGTCCGAAAGAACGACGTCTTCTTCCCCTTCACGCAGAAGGGCATCAGCGTCTACGCGTTCTACCAGGTCCCTCGCCCGTCCGTGAACGGTGCTTTCTTCGGCGAAGAAGAGTCCCGCGCTGGAAGCATCTCGCAGATGCAATCCACCATGGAAGGCGGCTCGGTCTTCTCGATCTTCCGCAACGGTAAAAACGTTGGTGCTTTCACCGACGCCATCACGCAGGTCTTCTCCGACCTCCATACCAATTCGATTCCGATCGGCGACTTCGGCTGGGCCGTCTTCTACAAGATTCGCCAAGGAGCAATCGGCGAGTCCGGCGGTGGAAGCAAGCAGACGCCAACCCTGCCGATTCTGCAGTTCCTGTCGTCCACATCGCGATTCTAAATCACTCAACTAAAACCAAAGTCCCCGAGAATCAAACTCTCGGGGACTTTTTTATTGCACACGGTTGCCAGCTTTTTAGCTGACAATCCATACAGCCTATCCATAGCCCGTAGATTCCGTTATAATGCGCCTATCGTTTTGCCTTCGCGCTTTGAGGGCATTGGTTTAGGAAGGTTATGTTTAGCGTTCATTCTCTCCTGAGAACTTCGCTTCTCGGGTGTGGACTCGCCGCCGCCGTCTTGGCGGGCGCGCAGGGTCGAGGCACCCAGAACCGAAACTTCATCGGCCCCATCGACGGCATGGCAAACCAAAAGCCGCCTCGAAACGTCAAACTGGTCCCGCGCCCGTACACGGTCCTTGTCGCTTACAAGTCCACAATGGCCCAACGAAGCATGGCGACCGTCGAAAACCAACTCGGCCTCTACGAAGACACGTCGATTCACTCGCCGTACTTCAAACGGTACTTCATCAGCCAAGAGGCGCAGTTGAGAGGCATGACCGTGGATCGGGCCATCGCCGCCCTCCATACCCTGCCCAACGTCTCGCGTGCCGAGTACGACATGCCGGTCTCGCCCGACCAGGTCAACGACCCGCAATACAATCTTCAGTGGGGCCTTAACAACACCGGCCAAACCGGCGGAACACCCGACGCCGATGTCGACGCGCCCGAAGCCTGGCCGCTCATCCCCACCGTTAGCCCCGTCACCGTCGCCGTGCTCGATGACGGCATCGAAGTCGGCCACCCCGATCTCCAAGCCAACGCCCTGGTCAACAGCGGCGAAATCCCCAACAATGGCATCGACGACGACGGCAATGGCTTCGTAGACGACTACCTCGGTTGGGACTTTGCTGATAATGACAACGATCCCACCCCGCCCGATACGTCGTTTTCCCACGGAACCCACGTCTCCGGCATCGTCGCCGCCGTCTCCAACAACGCGTTAGGCGTTGCCTCGGCGTCTCGCAACGTCAAGCTTCTCGGCGTCCGCTTCTACCGCGGACAATCCACCTGGATCTCCGACCTCATTCTCGCCGTCGACTACGCCCGCATCCGCGGCGCAAAGGTTATCAACATCTCCTACAACCTCGACGGCTGGACCCAGCTCCTCGTTGACGCTTTCGTCCGACTCAAAAATGCGGACGGCGTCGCCATGCTCTCTGCGGGCAATAACGGCGAAAAGGACCCCGCTCGTCTCGGCATGCTCGCCCAGGCGCCAAATCTCTGCTTCGTAGCCGCCACCGACCACAACGACCAGCTCGCCTCGTTTTCCAACTACGGCGCGCAGGTTCAGGTCGCGGCCCCCGGCGTGGACATCCTCAGCACGGTCCCCTTCGGTAGCTACGACACCTACAGCGGAACCTCGATGGCCTCGCCTTTCGCCGCGAGCATCATGGGCACCATCCGCGCCCTCTACCCAAGCATGACCTATTCACAGGCCATCGCCCGCCTCGGCCTCACCTGCGATCACAAGCCGCAACTCAACGGAAAAGTCACTTATGGCCGAGTCAACCTCGCCAATGCCATTCAAGACGACTCCGTGGCTCCCGCTCCCGTCAGCGGCCTCACCCTGCTCCGACGTTCGGCTGGTACCTTCCTCGTGCAGTTCATGGCCTCCGGCGATGACGGCATGGTCGGCGCGGCCAACTACTACGACGTCCGCTACAGCACGTCGCCCATCACGGCTGCGAACTTTAGCTCGGCACCCCAGAACCTATTCGCCACTCCGACTCCGGGCGCGGGCAATCCGGTCAAGACCAGTATCGGCGGCCTCGTCCCCGGCTCCAGCTACTACATAGCCGTAAAAGCCCTCGACGATGTCGGCAACGAGTCGACGATCACCACCGCCGGACCGTTCACCGTTCTCCCGGCCTTGGTCTACGAAAACATGGATGGCGCGACATCGCCGTTCACGCCAACCGGCACCTGGGCCAGAACGACCGACTACGCCAATTCGGGAAGCCAAAGCTGGACCGACAGCCCAGGCGGCAGCTACCTCAACAATGCCAACTCGACGCTGACCTACAACAACGCCGTCAACGTCACCACGCCGATGGCCGTCACGTTCCTGATGCGCTACGACCTGGAAAGCAACTACGACTACCTGTACCTGGAAGTCTCCACCGACGGCGGAGCCACCTGGTCTCAGTTAACCAAGACCACCGGCACGTCCGGTTCAGTCTTCAAGTCGTTCACGGCCTCCCTGTCCAACTATATCGGTCAGACCGTGAGGCTCCGTTTCCACATGACCTCCGACTCCTCCGTCACTTACGACGGCGTCTACATTGATGACTTCGCCGTGAAGGCTCTCACCACGACCTTCAACGACGACGTCGAGGGCGCAAACATGTTCGATCCGACCGGCTCCACGTGGGTCGTTAGCACCGAATCTGCCGCGTCGCCCACTCATGCGTGGAACGACAGCCCCGGCGCGAACTACGTCAACAACACCAACCAATGGCTCAAAGGCATCGTCAACCTCGACGCCGAAGCGAGCGGAAGCCCGTCGGTCACCTTCAAAGGACTTATCAACGTTGAGAACGGTTACGACTTCCTCAACGTGTCCACCTCGACCGACTTCGGTTCGTCGTGGGTGCCGCAAGCCAGCTACACCGGACTCGGAACGAGCTTCGCCTCGTACACGGTTCCGCTCGGCGTGCTTGGCACCGCCCGAGTCGGATTCCAGTTGACCAGTGACTCGTCCGTCGTCGCCAACGGCGCAATCATCGATGACATTAGTGTCGTCGGTGAGCCTTGGGTTCAGCAGATCGACGGCACCGTCGGACTCAATGGATTCGGCGGCACCAAGAACTTCACGGTCAAGCTCCGAACGGGTTCGACGATCGTCGCGACCTACCCGGTCACCATGACCGGTCTCACTGGCACCTTCTCGTTCCAAACCGACAAGTTCGGCATGTACGACGTAGTCATCGAAGGCCCATCCTACCTCCGACGCGTAATTCCCGGCGTAAACGTCACGGCGTTTACCACCGTTTCGACTAGCCTGGTTAACGGCGACATCGATGGTAATAACGTCATCGGCACGGCGGACTTCAACGCCATGCGCGCTGCATGGGGTGCCGTCCCCTCCAGTTCCAACTGGAACCCCAACGCCGACCTCAACGGCGACGGAGTCATTGGCGTGGCGGACTTCAACATCCTCCGCTCCAACTGGGGCGCCCTCGGCGACCTCTAAGCGAGAAGTCGTTCCCTTCCTTCTTCGGGAGGAAGGGAACCTTGACCTCATTTCAAAACACCTCTCTTGAGAGAGGTCGGCGAGGAACGAACCGGGAGAGTAGATCGATCAGAACCGTGTGCTTTGGTTCCTTGGCTACATTGGGCTTCTTGCGATCTCCTCGCCCTCGCCCTCGCCCTCGCACTGAACGAAGGGTAAACTTCCATTTCGTGCTCGACAAAATCATTTGCGCGCTCGACACGAGCGATCTCGACGTCGCCACGAAAACCGTTCAAAAGCTTTCGCCCCACATCAAACGCTTCAAAATAGGGCATTCGCTAACCCTCTCCCACTCCCTCTCGGTCGTCGCAAAACTTCAAGACGCCGGTGCGGAAAAGATCTTCCTCGATCTTAAATTCCACGACATACCCAACACTGTCGCCCTCGCCGTCAAAGAAGCCTCCAAGTACGGGGTCTGGATGACTACCGTCCACACCGTCGGTGGTCCCGAAATGATGCGTGCCGCCGCCGAAATCCCCAATCGCCCGTTGCTCATGGGCGTCTCTGTGCTCACCTCACTCGACGACCAGTCACTCCATCAGATCGGCGTTACCCGGTCGGTTGATAGCCAAATGACCGAGATGTCTTCCCTCGCCATCGAATGCGGCTTCGACGGCCTTATCTCCTCACCCCACGAAATCACGCTCCTTCGCGACAAACTCGGCCCCAAGCCACTCGTCGTCACTCCCGGAATCCGCCTTGCCGGAGGCGCATCCCACGACCAAAAGCGTATTGCCACGCCTCAACAGGCTATCGCCGACGGTGCCAGCTACCTCGTCATCGGCCGCGCCCTGTCCGAGGCTGAAGACTTGGACGTTGTGATCGAAGAGCTAAAATAGTTGACAACATAAGTAGACACTTGTATACTTTCAACGCTATGACGCTGAAGGAATATATCGTCCTTGAAACTGAAAAGTCGCTGAAGAATGTTTTCGAGTCTGCCCGCAAAGTGTCGGCTGACAAAGTCGAATGGAAACCGCTCGAAAACGGTCGATCCACCCTCGATCAGGTTCAGGAGTGCGCTTACTGCCCGCTCTGGGTCCCTGGTCTTCTCGAAAAGCGAGCCTTTGACCCTTCGGGCTTTGCCGCCTACGAGGAAACTCGCAAAGGCTGGAAGACCCTCGACGAATGCGAAGCCGCCGCGCAAAAGAACATGGAAGCATTCAAAGCTGCCGTTGACGCCCTCCCCGAGTCAGACTTCAATGTCGTCGTGAACCTGCCGTGGGGTAGCTATACCTTGGCTGAAGTTATGGGCTTCCCGATGTGGAACCTTCATTATCACATGGGCCAAATCAACTACATCCAAACCCTTTACGGCGACTTCTCGATGTAGTCTGAAACTCAATCGCTACCCCATGTCTCCGACAATTGGTGCCGAGGTAGGTCATCTTCAACGTTGACCTACCAGCTACGCTCCGCCCCAGCGGGGAGGTGTCTTCCGCTTTTAGCGGAAGACGGAGGGGAGAGTCAGGCACAAGCATCGTCGTGGCACTGGTAAAGGCTCCTGCGCAGCTGGGATTTACCAGTGATCCCAGAAGGAGCGCTGAAATCCCCTCCCCGGAGAGCCTGTCGCAAAACGATCAAAAGCCTGATCCCCGCGACAAGGACTGCCACAGGGGCAGTCCTTGTCGCGGATACAGAAGGTAGCCCGGGGTGCTTGCACCCCGGGAAAGACCCAAAAGAATTGAAAGTCCGATGGAGTCGCGAGAATCGGGACGACCCCGCCATTACGGCGGCCCCAAAAGGGTCATCGATGGTCGGAAAAACTGCCACGTGACAGGCTCAAGAAAGGAGGGCTGGTTTTGAGAATCGGAGACGGGGTGGGTGATCTTTCGTTCACCGGAGGTAAGCCCGCTGGGAGTTGCGAGCGTCTCGCTCGCAGGATCGGAATGGTCCTTCGCTCAATGGACGCCCGCCCAATGGGAGTTGCGAGCGTCACGAAGTTCCCGCCGTAGGGAAATGTCTACGATTCCGAGAGGCGAAGCTGAATCGGACAGCAAAGCGAATCGTAACCGCCGATGTAAGGTCATTCCAAACGAACACCCAACCACCTCGAACCATCCCAGTCCATTCCGTATAATGACCTTATTCGACGATGAAACTCCGCCCACTCCTCCTGC
It includes:
- a CDS encoding Cof-type HAD-IIB family hydrolase encodes the protein MAIRLIAMDLDGTVLREDQTIHPDLAGSFSRARDAGIQLAICTGRAFQSTKRIASAIDFSGPLVCSNGAHVINDEEEVIGAEFLPGDVQEWILEYADENSIHVSCYGENGVSTLRESEWLTKYKTLVRGLDIPILGMEALKQKPLFKIVLICSAEVLPIHREKFAFLVAEQRAQLTESGPEYLEILPVQANKGNGLAKLAQYLRLDRSEIAAIGDYRNDLEMLSWVGTAGAVKNALPEVKSLAQFVVKSNEDGGVAEFIDRCILLNSNIVSES
- a CDS encoding S8 family serine peptidase, coding for MFSVHSLLRTSLLGCGLAAAVLAGAQGRGTQNRNFIGPIDGMANQKPPRNVKLVPRPYTVLVAYKSTMAQRSMATVENQLGLYEDTSIHSPYFKRYFISQEAQLRGMTVDRAIAALHTLPNVSRAEYDMPVSPDQVNDPQYNLQWGLNNTGQTGGTPDADVDAPEAWPLIPTVSPVTVAVLDDGIEVGHPDLQANALVNSGEIPNNGIDDDGNGFVDDYLGWDFADNDNDPTPPDTSFSHGTHVSGIVAAVSNNALGVASASRNVKLLGVRFYRGQSTWISDLILAVDYARIRGAKVINISYNLDGWTQLLVDAFVRLKNADGVAMLSAGNNGEKDPARLGMLAQAPNLCFVAATDHNDQLASFSNYGAQVQVAAPGVDILSTVPFGSYDTYSGTSMASPFAASIMGTIRALYPSMTYSQAIARLGLTCDHKPQLNGKVTYGRVNLANAIQDDSVAPAPVSGLTLLRRSAGTFLVQFMASGDDGMVGAANYYDVRYSTSPITAANFSSAPQNLFATPTPGAGNPVKTSIGGLVPGSSYYIAVKALDDVGNESTITTAGPFTVLPALVYENMDGATSPFTPTGTWARTTDYANSGSQSWTDSPGGSYLNNANSTLTYNNAVNVTTPMAVTFLMRYDLESNYDYLYLEVSTDGGATWSQLTKTTGTSGSVFKSFTASLSNYIGQTVRLRFHMTSDSSVTYDGVYIDDFAVKALTTTFNDDVEGANMFDPTGSTWVVSTESAASPTHAWNDSPGANYVNNTNQWLKGIVNLDAEASGSPSVTFKGLINVENGYDFLNVSTSTDFGSSWVPQASYTGLGTSFASYTVPLGVLGTARVGFQLTSDSSVVANGAIIDDISVVGEPWVQQIDGTVGLNGFGGTKNFTVKLRTGSTIVATYPVTMTGLTGTFSFQTDKFGMYDVVIEGPSYLRRVIPGVNVTAFTTVSTSLVNGDIDGNNVIGTADFNAMRAAWGAVPSSSNWNPNADLNGDGVIGVADFNILRSNWGALGDL
- the pyrF gene encoding orotidine-5'-phosphate decarboxylase, which gives rise to MGCRPLQFQLEPQRRPQRRRSHWRGGLQHPPLQLGRPRRPLSEKSFPSFFGRKGTLTSFQNTSLERGRRGTNRESRSIRTVCFGSLATLGFLRSPRPRPRPRTERRVNFHFVLDKIICALDTSDLDVATKTVQKLSPHIKRFKIGHSLTLSHSLSVVAKLQDAGAEKIFLDLKFHDIPNTVALAVKEASKYGVWMTTVHTVGGPEMMRAAAEIPNRPLLMGVSVLTSLDDQSLHQIGVTRSVDSQMTEMSSLAIECGFDGLISSPHEITLLRDKLGPKPLVVTPGIRLAGGASHDQKRIATPQQAIADGASYLVIGRALSEAEDLDVVIEELK